The Streptomyces sp. Alt3 genome has a segment encoding these proteins:
- a CDS encoding response regulator translates to MAIRVLLVDDQPLLRTGFRMILEAEGDIAVVGEAGDGLQAIDQVRALQPDVVLMDIRMPRMDGVEATRQITGPGRDGPAKVLVLTTFDLDEYVVEALRAGASGFLLKDAPAVELVQAIRVVAAGEAMLAPSITRRLLDKYADHLPSGEAPVPDALHTLTEREVEVLKLVARGLSNAEIAADLFVSETTVKTHVGHVLTKLSLRDRVQAAVYAYESGLVRPGAQ, encoded by the coding sequence GTGGCTATCCGCGTCCTGCTCGTCGATGATCAACCACTGCTGCGCACCGGCTTCCGGATGATCCTGGAGGCCGAGGGCGACATCGCGGTGGTCGGTGAGGCAGGCGACGGCCTGCAGGCCATCGACCAGGTACGGGCGCTGCAGCCGGACGTCGTACTCATGGACATCCGGATGCCCCGGATGGACGGGGTCGAGGCGACCCGCCAGATCACCGGCCCCGGGCGGGACGGCCCGGCGAAGGTCCTGGTGCTGACGACGTTCGACCTCGACGAGTACGTGGTGGAGGCGCTGCGCGCCGGTGCCAGCGGCTTCCTGCTGAAGGACGCGCCGGCCGTCGAACTGGTGCAGGCCATCAGGGTGGTGGCGGCGGGCGAGGCGATGCTGGCACCCAGCATCACGCGCCGTCTTCTCGACAAGTACGCCGACCATCTGCCGTCGGGCGAGGCGCCCGTCCCGGATGCCCTGCACACCCTCACCGAGCGTGAGGTGGAGGTGCTGAAGCTGGTGGCGCGCGGTCTGTCCAACGCGGAGATCGCGGCCGACCTGTTCGTGAGCGAGACGACGGTCAAGACGCATGTGGGGCACGTGCTGACGAAGCTGAGCCTGCGCGACCGCGTGCAGGCCGCCGTGTACGCGTACGAGAGCGGGCTGGTGCGTCCGGGCGCCCAGTGA
- a CDS encoding ABC transporter substrate-binding protein, producing MNRKTLVLPAVVGLLAPVLAGCGGSDDGGDAIVVGTTDQFIASKDNPAPLDPAIGYEAGVWNLLRQTVQTLTHIPRGGGEPVPEAAESCTFTDMENESYRCTLRDGLTFADGTPVTPEDVKYSIQRILDIKDESGPSALFANIDTIETKGEKEIVFHLSTPDATFPYKLATPPAGIVQKDKYGAKTPREGFQIDGSGPYTMKPEVKDDQIVKVVFTKNPKYKGDLKIRNEKVELNLFPDAKAMGKALDDKKIDMMTRNMSPEQAQDMLTAPKEGIKLTEMPGLAISYLAFNTEDPVVEDKAVRQAVAQVIDRGAIANKVYGSTAEPLYSLIPSGITSHTNSFFNKYGEPSVAGAAQTLEKAGISTPVKFTLHYTTDHYGPATKAEYETLAKQLNASKLFEVDVEGTPWDKYRPAQKKGEYAVFGMGWFPDFPDPDTYIAPFLDEGNFLGLPYKSTEAQKTLIPQSRREADRSAATPAFEKLQNIVADDVPVLPVWQGKQYVASLDELTGVEWAVNSSADLQLWELARGMS from the coding sequence ATGAACCGCAAGACGCTGGTGCTGCCGGCCGTAGTGGGCCTGCTCGCACCCGTTCTCGCCGGCTGCGGCGGGTCGGACGACGGGGGCGATGCCATCGTTGTCGGGACGACGGACCAGTTCATCGCCTCGAAGGACAACCCGGCCCCGCTCGACCCGGCCATCGGCTACGAAGCGGGCGTGTGGAACCTGCTCCGCCAGACCGTGCAGACCCTGACGCACATACCGCGCGGCGGCGGCGAGCCGGTGCCCGAGGCGGCCGAGAGCTGCACCTTCACGGACATGGAGAACGAGAGCTACCGCTGCACGCTGCGCGACGGTCTCACCTTCGCCGACGGCACACCCGTCACCCCGGAGGACGTGAAGTACTCCATCCAGCGGATCCTCGACATCAAGGACGAGAGCGGCCCCTCCGCCCTGTTCGCCAACATCGACACGATCGAGACCAAGGGTGAGAAGGAGATCGTCTTCCACCTGAGCACCCCGGACGCGACCTTCCCGTACAAGCTCGCCACGCCGCCCGCCGGCATCGTCCAGAAGGACAAGTACGGGGCGAAGACCCCCCGCGAGGGCTTCCAGATCGACGGGTCGGGCCCGTACACCATGAAGCCGGAGGTCAAGGACGACCAGATCGTCAAGGTGGTCTTCACCAAGAACCCGAAGTACAAGGGTGACCTGAAGATCCGCAACGAGAAGGTCGAACTGAACCTCTTCCCCGACGCGAAGGCGATGGGGAAGGCGCTCGACGACAAGAAGATCGACATGATGACGCGCAACATGTCGCCCGAGCAGGCCCAGGACATGCTGACGGCACCCAAGGAGGGCATCAAGCTCACCGAGATGCCCGGCCTGGCCATCAGCTACCTCGCGTTCAACACCGAGGACCCCGTGGTGGAGGACAAGGCCGTACGCCAGGCCGTCGCGCAGGTCATCGACCGCGGCGCCATCGCGAACAAGGTGTACGGCAGCACGGCCGAGCCGCTCTACTCGCTGATCCCGTCCGGCATCACCAGCCACACCAACTCCTTCTTCAACAAGTACGGCGAGCCCAGCGTCGCCGGGGCCGCGCAGACCCTGGAGAAGGCCGGCATCAGCACCCCGGTGAAGTTCACCCTGCACTACACGACCGACCACTACGGCCCCGCCACCAAGGCCGAGTACGAGACCCTGGCGAAGCAGCTGAACGCGTCGAAGCTGTTCGAGGTCGACGTCGAGGGCACACCCTGGGACAAGTACCGCCCCGCCCAGAAGAAGGGCGAGTACGCGGTCTTCGGCATGGGCTGGTTCCCCGACTTCCCGGACCCGGACACCTACATCGCTCCGTTCCTCGACGAGGGCAACTTCCTCGGCTTGCCGTACAAGTCGACCGAGGCGCAGAAGACGCTCATCCCGCAGTCCCGCCGCGAGGCGGACCGCAGCGCCGCCACGCCGGCCTTCGAGAAGCTCCAGAACATCGTCGCCGACGACGTCCCCGTGCTCCCCGTCTGGCAGGGCAAGCAGTACGTCGCCTCGCTCGACGAGCTGACCGGTGTGGAATGGGCCGTCAACTCCTCGGCGGACCTCCAGCTCTGGGAGCTCGCACGCGGCATGTCCTGA
- a CDS encoding RecB family exonuclease — protein MQCPLLYRFRVIDKLPEKPSEAATRGTLVHAVLERLFDAPAADRTVPGAKALIPGQWDRLLESKPELTELFEGDPGGERLAGWLGEAERLVERWFSLEDPTRLEPAERELFVETELDSGLRLRGVIDRVDVAPTGEVRIVDYKTGKAPRAEYAEGALFQMKFYALVVWRLKNVVPRRLQLVYLGSGDVLTYDPVPADLERVERKLLALWEAIRLATETGEWRPRPTKLCGWCDHRAVCPEFGGTPPVYPLSVRPAESVEAVQGRMEPAEAGRPVALEGP, from the coding sequence ATGCAGTGCCCCCTGCTGTACCGCTTCCGGGTGATCGACAAGCTGCCCGAGAAGCCCAGTGAGGCTGCTACCCGGGGCACGCTGGTGCATGCGGTGCTGGAGCGCCTGTTCGACGCCCCCGCGGCCGACCGTACGGTGCCGGGGGCCAAGGCCCTGATCCCCGGCCAGTGGGACCGGCTGCTGGAGTCGAAGCCCGAGCTGACGGAGCTGTTCGAGGGCGATCCCGGAGGGGAGCGGCTCGCGGGGTGGCTGGGCGAGGCGGAGCGGCTGGTGGAGCGCTGGTTCTCGCTGGAGGACCCGACGCGCCTGGAGCCGGCCGAGCGGGAGCTGTTCGTCGAGACGGAGCTGGACTCGGGCCTCCGGCTGCGCGGGGTGATCGACCGGGTCGACGTGGCTCCGACGGGCGAGGTCCGGATCGTCGACTACAAGACGGGCAAGGCGCCGCGGGCGGAGTACGCGGAGGGCGCCCTGTTCCAGATGAAGTTCTACGCCCTGGTGGTGTGGCGTCTGAAGAACGTGGTGCCGCGCCGACTGCAGCTCGTCTATCTCGGCAGCGGTGACGTGCTGACGTACGACCCCGTGCCGGCCGACCTCGAGCGGGTGGAGCGCAAGCTGCTCGCGCTGTGGGAGGCGATCCGGCTGGCCACCGAGACGGGCGAGTGGCGGCCGCGGCCGACGAAGCTGTGCGGCTGGTGCGACCACCGGGCGGTCTGTCCCGAGTTCGGCGGGACTCCCCCGGTCTATCCGCTGTCCGTCCGCCCGGCCGAATCCGTGGAGGCTGTACAGGGCAGAATGGAGCCGGCCGAGGCCGGTCGGCCGGTGGCCCTCGAAGGCCCTTAA